A genomic region of Mycobacterium senriense contains the following coding sequences:
- the nuoD gene encoding NADH dehydrogenase (quinone) subunit D, with the protein MSTTTESTHDGAGETFVVAGGQDWDKVVEAARGVDPGERIIVNMGPQHPSTHGVLRLILEIEGETVTDVRCGIGYLHTGIEKNLEYRYWTQGVTFVTRMDYLAPFFNETAYCLGVEKLLGITDQIPERVNVIRVMMMELNRISSHLVALATGGMELGAMTPMFVGFRGREIVLTLFESITGLRMNSAYVRPGGVAQDLPPNAEAEIVEGLKGLRQVLREMGGLLNENAIWKARTQDVGYLDLTGCMALGITGPILRATGLPHDLRKSEPYCGYENYEFDVITEDTCDAYGRYMIRVNEMWESIKIVEQCLDKLKPGPTMVEDRKIAWPADLKVGPDGLGNSPEHIAKIMGGSMEALIHHFKLVTEGIRVPAGQVYTAVESPRGELGVHMVSDGGTRPYRVHYRDPSFTNLQSVAAMCEGGMVADLITAVASIDPVMGGVDR; encoded by the coding sequence ATGAGCACCACCACTGAATCGACGCACGACGGCGCCGGCGAGACCTTCGTGGTCGCCGGCGGCCAGGACTGGGACAAGGTCGTCGAAGCCGCCCGCGGGGTCGACCCCGGCGAACGCATCATCGTCAACATGGGGCCGCAGCATCCGTCCACGCACGGGGTGTTGCGGTTGATCCTGGAGATCGAGGGCGAGACGGTCACCGACGTCCGTTGCGGCATCGGGTATTTGCACACCGGCATCGAGAAGAACCTCGAATACCGCTACTGGACCCAAGGTGTCACGTTCGTGACCCGGATGGATTACCTCGCACCGTTTTTCAACGAGACGGCCTACTGCCTGGGTGTGGAGAAGCTGCTCGGCATCACCGATCAGATTCCGGAGCGGGTCAACGTCATCCGGGTGATGATGATGGAGCTCAACCGGATCTCGTCGCATCTGGTGGCGCTGGCGACCGGCGGCATGGAACTGGGCGCCATGACCCCGATGTTCGTCGGATTCCGGGGACGCGAGATCGTGCTGACCCTGTTCGAATCGATCACCGGCCTGCGGATGAACAGTGCCTACGTCCGTCCCGGCGGTGTGGCGCAGGACCTGCCGCCCAACGCGGAGGCCGAGATCGTCGAAGGCCTCAAGGGACTCAGGCAGGTGCTGCGCGAAATGGGCGGCCTGCTCAACGAAAACGCCATCTGGAAGGCCCGCACCCAGGACGTCGGATACCTGGACCTGACCGGGTGCATGGCGCTCGGCATCACCGGCCCCATCCTGCGCGCCACCGGGTTGCCCCACGATCTGCGCAAGAGCGAACCGTACTGCGGATACGAAAACTACGAATTCGACGTAATCACCGAAGACACGTGTGATGCTTACGGGCGCTACATGATTCGTGTCAACGAGATGTGGGAGTCGATCAAGATCGTCGAGCAGTGTCTGGACAAGCTGAAGCCCGGCCCGACCATGGTCGAGGACCGCAAGATCGCCTGGCCGGCCGACTTGAAGGTGGGCCCCGACGGCTTGGGCAACTCACCGGAACACATCGCCAAGATCATGGGCGGCTCGATGGAGGCGTTGATCCACCACTTCAAACTGGTCACCGAGGGCATCAGGGTCCCCGCCGGCCAGGTCTACACGGCGGTCGAATCACCGCGCGGGGAGCTGGGTGTGCACATGGTCAGCGACGGCGGCACCCGGCCCTACCGGGTGCACTACCGAGACCCCTCGTTCACGAATCTGCAGTCGGTGGCGGCGATGTGCGAAGGCGGCATGGTCGCCGACCTGATCACCGCGGTTGCCAGCATCGACCCGGTCATGGGCGGGGTGGACCGGTGA
- the nuoE gene encoding NADH-quinone oxidoreductase subunit NuoE: MTGPQGQPVFIRLGPPPHEPNAFVVEGAPKTYPPDVRARLEVDAKEIIGRYPNQRSALLPLLHLVQAQDSYLTPAGLEFCGEQLGLTGAEVSAVASFYTMYRRGPTGDYLVGVCTNTLCAIMGGDAIFDALKEHLGVGNDETTADGSVTLQHIECNAACDYAPVVMVNWEFYDNQTPESARDLVDSLRSGEPQPPTRGAPLCVFRETSRILAGLPDERPDQGQGGAGQATLAGLKVAKEHGMRAPDAPKGQ, from the coding sequence GTGACCGGGCCGCAGGGACAGCCTGTCTTCATCCGGCTCGGCCCACCGCCTCACGAGCCCAACGCATTCGTCGTCGAGGGCGCGCCCAAGACGTATCCGCCCGATGTGCGGGCCCGGCTGGAGGTCGACGCCAAGGAGATCATCGGCCGCTACCCCAACCAGCGTTCGGCGCTGTTGCCGTTGCTGCACCTGGTGCAAGCCCAGGACTCCTACCTGACACCGGCGGGCCTGGAGTTCTGCGGCGAGCAACTGGGCCTCACCGGGGCCGAGGTGTCCGCGGTCGCGAGCTTCTACACCATGTATCGCCGCGGTCCCACCGGCGATTACCTGGTGGGTGTCTGCACAAACACGTTGTGCGCCATCATGGGTGGCGACGCCATCTTCGATGCCCTGAAGGAACATCTGGGCGTCGGCAACGACGAGACCACCGCCGACGGCTCGGTCACTCTGCAACACATCGAATGCAACGCCGCCTGCGATTACGCACCGGTGGTGATGGTGAACTGGGAGTTCTACGACAACCAGACGCCGGAGTCGGCGCGTGACCTCGTCGACTCGCTGCGGTCCGGCGAGCCCCAGCCGCCCACTCGCGGCGCCCCGCTGTGCGTCTTCCGCGAAACGTCGCGCATCCTGGCCGGCCTGCCCGACGAGCGTCCCGACCAGGGACAGGGCGGTGCCGGGCAGGCCACCCTGGCCGGCCTGAAGGTAGCCAAGGAACACGGCATGCGGGCGCCGGACGCGCCGAAAGGTCAGTAA
- the nuoF gene encoding NADH-quinone oxidoreductase subunit NuoF, which yields MTTTSDTSQATPLTPVISRFWDDPESWTLETYHRHGGYEAMKKALAMEPDAVIGVVKDSGLRGRGGAGFSTGTKWSFIPQGDTGAAAKPHYLVVNADESEPGTCKDIPLMLATPHVLVEGVIIAAYAIRASHAFIYVRGEVLPVLRRLQNAVAEAYAAGYLGRDINGSGFDLELVVHAGAGAYICGEETALLDSLEGRRGQPRLRPPFPAVAGLYACPTVINNVETIASVPSIIGNGVDWFRSMGSEKSPGFTLYSLSGHVARPGQYEAPLGITLRELLAYAGGVRAGHRLKFWTPGGSSTPLLTDEHLDVPLDYEGVGGVGSMLGTKALEIFDETTCVVRAVQRWTYFYKHESCGKCTPCREGTFWLDQIYERLETGKGTSEDIQKLLDISDTILGKSFCALGDGAASPVMSSIKFFRDEYVAHVEGGGCPFDPRDSMLTANGKA from the coding sequence ATGACAACCACTTCTGACACTTCACAGGCGACGCCGCTGACCCCGGTCATCAGCCGCTTTTGGGACGACCCCGAGTCGTGGACCCTCGAGACCTATCACCGCCACGGCGGCTACGAGGCGATGAAGAAGGCGCTGGCGATGGAGCCCGACGCGGTGATCGGGGTGGTGAAGGACTCCGGACTGCGTGGGCGCGGCGGCGCGGGATTCTCGACCGGCACCAAGTGGTCGTTCATCCCGCAGGGTGACACCGGCGCGGCCGCCAAACCGCATTACCTGGTGGTCAACGCCGACGAGTCGGAACCCGGTACGTGCAAAGACATTCCGCTGATGCTGGCGACACCGCACGTCCTGGTCGAGGGCGTCATCATCGCCGCGTACGCGATCCGTGCCAGCCACGCGTTCATCTATGTGCGCGGGGAGGTGCTGCCGGTCCTGCGCCGCCTGCAGAACGCGGTGGCCGAGGCCTACGCCGCGGGCTACCTGGGCCGCGACATCAACGGCTCGGGTTTCGACCTCGAACTGGTGGTGCACGCCGGTGCCGGCGCCTACATCTGCGGTGAGGAAACCGCGCTGCTGGATTCGCTGGAAGGCCGGCGCGGCCAGCCGCGGCTGCGCCCGCCCTTCCCCGCTGTGGCCGGGCTGTACGCCTGCCCCACGGTGATCAACAACGTCGAGACCATCGCGAGCGTGCCGTCAATCATCGGCAACGGTGTGGACTGGTTCCGCTCGATGGGCAGCGAGAAATCCCCAGGCTTCACGCTCTATTCGCTGTCCGGCCACGTCGCCCGGCCCGGCCAGTACGAGGCCCCGCTGGGAATCACGCTGCGGGAGTTGCTCGCGTACGCCGGCGGTGTCCGGGCCGGGCATCGGCTCAAGTTCTGGACACCCGGCGGATCGTCGACCCCGCTGCTGACCGACGAGCACCTCGACGTTCCGCTGGACTACGAAGGCGTCGGCGGCGTCGGCTCGATGCTGGGCACCAAGGCGCTGGAGATCTTCGACGAAACCACCTGCGTGGTGCGCGCCGTGCAGCGCTGGACCTACTTCTACAAGCACGAATCGTGCGGAAAATGCACGCCGTGCCGCGAGGGCACCTTCTGGCTCGACCAGATCTACGAGCGCCTGGAAACCGGCAAGGGCACCAGCGAGGACATCCAGAAACTGTTGGACATCTCCGACACCATTCTCGGAAAGTCCTTCTGCGCGTTGGGCGATGGTGCGGCCAGCCCGGTGATGTCGTCGATCAAGTTCTTCCGCGACGAATACGTCGCGCACGTCGAGGGCGGCGGATGCCCCTTCGATCCACGAGACTCCATGCTGACGGCGAACGGAAAGGCTTGA
- a CDS encoding NADH-quinone oxidoreductase subunit G, which translates to MTSAAKTETGDEVRPPDMVTLTIDGNEISVPKGTLVIRAAELMGIQIPRFCDHPLLEPVGACRQCLVEVEGQRKPMASCTTVATDDMVVRTQLTSEAADKAQHGVMELLLINHPLDCPMCDKGGECPLQNQAMSNGRADSRFTDVKRTFAKPINISSQVLLDRERCILCARCTRFSEQIAGDIFIDMQERGALQQVGIYADEPFDSYFSGNTVQICPVGALTGSSYRFRARPFDLVSSPSVCEHCASGCAQRTDHRRGKVLRRLAGDDPEVNEEWNCDKGRWAFTYATQPDVITTPLIRDTDGSLQPASWSHAIAVATKGLEAARGRAGVLVGGRATLEDAYAYSKFARIVLDSNDIDFRARPSSAEEADFLAARIAGKPINVSYADLESAPVVVLVGFEPEDESPIVFLRLRKAARKHGLPVYAIAPFASRALTKMSGRLIKTVPGAEASALDGLATGEVGDLLSTAGAVIMVGERLATVPGGLSAAARLADTTGARLAWVPRRAGERGALEAGALPGLLPGGRPVDDETARAQVAQAWNVSELPSGSGRDADAILAAATDGTLGALLVGGVEPDDFTDPQAVLAALDGVGFVVSLELRHSAVTERADVVFPVASTTQKAGAFVNWEGRFRPFEAALRNTQDATQSDHQVLDTLADEMGVYLGMSTVATAREELAALRQWDGKRAANPAVAAPEPAQPASGEAVLAGWRMMLDNGRMQDGEPHLAGTARKSVARLSADTAAEIGAADGDAVTVSTSHGSISLPLMITDMPDRVVWLPVNSPGSAVHRRLGVSAGSTVKIGVGE; encoded by the coding sequence ATGACTAGTGCGGCCAAGACCGAGACCGGTGACGAGGTCCGTCCGCCGGACATGGTGACGCTGACCATCGACGGCAACGAAATCAGCGTTCCCAAGGGAACTCTGGTGATCCGGGCCGCCGAATTGATGGGGATCCAGATCCCCCGGTTCTGCGATCACCCGCTGCTGGAGCCGGTCGGCGCGTGCCGGCAGTGTCTGGTCGAGGTCGAAGGGCAGCGTAAGCCGATGGCCTCGTGCACCACGGTCGCCACCGACGACATGGTGGTGCGCACCCAGCTCACGTCGGAGGCCGCCGACAAGGCGCAACACGGCGTGATGGAACTGCTGCTCATCAACCACCCGCTGGACTGCCCGATGTGCGACAAGGGCGGCGAATGCCCGCTGCAGAACCAGGCAATGTCCAACGGCCGCGCCGACTCTCGCTTCACCGACGTCAAGCGCACCTTCGCCAAACCGATCAACATCTCCTCGCAGGTGCTACTGGACCGGGAGCGCTGCATCCTGTGTGCGCGCTGCACCCGATTCTCCGAGCAGATCGCCGGGGACATCTTCATCGACATGCAGGAACGGGGCGCCCTACAGCAGGTCGGCATCTACGCCGACGAGCCGTTCGACTCCTACTTTTCGGGCAACACGGTGCAAATCTGCCCCGTCGGCGCGCTGACCGGGTCCTCGTACCGGTTCCGCGCCCGGCCTTTCGACCTGGTCTCCAGCCCCAGCGTCTGCGAGCACTGCGCTTCCGGATGCGCGCAGCGCACCGACCACCGCCGCGGCAAGGTGCTGCGCCGGTTGGCCGGCGACGACCCCGAGGTCAACGAGGAGTGGAACTGCGACAAGGGCCGGTGGGCGTTCACCTACGCGACCCAGCCCGATGTGATCACCACTCCCCTGATCCGCGACACCGACGGCTCGCTGCAGCCGGCCTCGTGGTCTCACGCAATCGCCGTCGCGACGAAGGGCCTGGAAGCGGCGCGTGGCCGCGCTGGCGTGCTGGTCGGCGGCCGGGCCACCTTGGAGGACGCCTACGCCTACTCCAAGTTCGCACGAATCGTGCTGGACAGCAACGACATCGACTTCCGCGCCCGGCCGAGTTCGGCAGAGGAGGCCGACTTCCTGGCCGCGCGGATCGCCGGCAAACCGATCAACGTCAGCTACGCCGATCTGGAGTCGGCGCCGGTCGTCGTGCTGGTCGGATTCGAGCCCGAGGACGAGTCGCCCATCGTCTTCCTGCGGCTGCGCAAGGCGGCTCGCAAGCACGGGTTGCCGGTCTACGCCATCGCGCCGTTCGCCAGCCGCGCGCTGACCAAGATGTCCGGGCGCCTGATCAAAACGGTTCCCGGCGCCGAGGCTTCGGCGCTCGACGGGTTGGCCACCGGCGAGGTGGGCGACCTGCTCTCCACGGCGGGTGCGGTCATCATGGTCGGCGAGCGGCTGGCCACGGTGCCGGGCGGTTTGTCGGCGGCGGCCCGCCTCGCCGACACCACCGGCGCCCGCCTGGCCTGGGTGCCGCGGCGCGCCGGTGAGCGCGGCGCGCTGGAGGCCGGTGCGCTGCCGGGGCTGCTGCCTGGCGGCCGTCCGGTCGACGACGAGACCGCCCGCGCGCAGGTCGCACAGGCGTGGAACGTGTCCGAATTGCCTTCCGGCAGTGGACGTGACGCCGACGCAATCCTGGCCGCCGCCACCGACGGCACGCTGGGCGCGCTGCTGGTGGGCGGTGTCGAGCCCGATGACTTCACCGACCCGCAAGCGGTGCTGGCGGCGTTGGACGGCGTCGGCTTCGTGGTCAGCCTGGAGTTGCGGCACAGCGCCGTCACCGAACGCGCCGACGTCGTCTTCCCAGTCGCGTCGACGACGCAGAAGGCCGGCGCATTCGTCAACTGGGAGGGCCGCTTCCGGCCGTTCGAAGCGGCGTTGCGCAACACTCAGGACGCCACCCAATCCGACCACCAGGTGCTCGATACGCTCGCCGACGAGATGGGCGTGTACCTGGGCATGTCCACCGTCGCCACGGCCCGCGAAGAACTGGCCGCGCTGCGGCAGTGGGACGGCAAGCGCGCCGCGAACCCGGCCGTCGCGGCCCCCGAGCCGGCCCAGCCTGCGTCGGGCGAGGCGGTATTGGCCGGCTGGCGGATGATGCTGGACAACGGCCGGATGCAAGACGGCGAGCCACATCTGGCGGGCACGGCCCGCAAGTCCGTCGCTCGGCTGTCCGCCGACACGGCGGCCGAGATCGGCGCCGCCGACGGCGACGCGGTCACGGTCAGCACGTCACATGGATCCATCAGCCTGCCGCTGATGATCACCGACATGCCCGACCGCGTGGTATGGCTTCCGGTGAACTCGCCCGGCTCGGCGGTGCATCGCCGGCTCGGCGTATCGGCCGGCAGCACAGTCAAGATCGGAGTTGGCGAATGA
- the nuoH gene encoding NADH-quinone oxidoreductase subunit NuoH codes for MTAFGHDTLWLVLGKALAIFVFLMLNVLVAILLERKILGWMQLRPGPNRAGPWGVLQSLADGIKLALKETITPGGVDKFVYFAAPVISTIPAFTAFAFIPFGPVVSVFGHRTPLQLTDLPVAVLFILGLSAIGVYGIVLGGWASGSTYPLLGGVRSTAQVISYEVAMGLSFAAVFLYAGSMSTSQIVAAQDRVWYVFLLLPSFVIYLISMVGETNRAPFDLPEAEGELVAGFHTEYSSLKFAMFMLAEYVNMMTVSSLATVLFFGGWHAPWPLNMWAGANTGWWPVLWFTAKMWTFLFVYFWLRASLPRLRYDQFMGLGWKLLIPASLVWVLIAAVIRTLQNQGYQHWTPILVASSVVFATAIVLSLRKPFSAPGIRALEKQLRREAKKLPTALDSAPVFPTPPLPSKAQKSLAAASKEKARG; via the coding sequence TTGACCGCCTTCGGGCACGACACCTTGTGGCTGGTGCTCGGCAAGGCACTGGCGATCTTCGTGTTCCTTATGCTCAACGTGCTGGTCGCGATTCTGCTCGAGCGCAAGATCCTCGGCTGGATGCAGCTGCGGCCCGGGCCCAACCGGGCGGGTCCGTGGGGTGTCCTGCAGAGCCTGGCCGACGGAATCAAGTTGGCGCTCAAGGAAACCATCACCCCGGGCGGGGTCGACAAGTTCGTCTACTTCGCGGCGCCGGTCATCTCCACGATTCCGGCGTTCACCGCCTTCGCGTTCATCCCGTTCGGTCCGGTGGTGTCGGTGTTCGGGCACCGCACACCGCTGCAGCTGACCGACCTGCCGGTCGCGGTGCTGTTCATCCTGGGGCTGTCGGCGATCGGCGTGTACGGAATCGTGCTGGGCGGTTGGGCTTCCGGGTCCACCTACCCGCTGCTGGGCGGGGTGCGCTCCACCGCCCAGGTCATCTCCTACGAGGTGGCGATGGGGCTGTCGTTCGCCGCGGTCTTCCTCTACGCGGGCTCCATGTCGACGTCCCAGATCGTCGCCGCGCAGGACCGGGTCTGGTACGTGTTCCTGCTGCTGCCGTCGTTCGTCATCTACCTCATCTCGATGGTCGGCGAAACCAACCGGGCGCCTTTCGATTTGCCCGAGGCCGAGGGTGAGCTGGTTGCCGGGTTCCACACCGAGTACTCGTCGCTGAAGTTCGCGATGTTCATGCTGGCCGAGTACGTCAACATGATGACGGTCTCCTCGCTGGCCACCGTCCTGTTCTTCGGCGGCTGGCACGCGCCGTGGCCGCTGAACATGTGGGCCGGCGCCAACACCGGCTGGTGGCCGGTGCTCTGGTTCACCGCGAAGATGTGGACCTTCCTGTTCGTGTACTTCTGGCTGCGGGCCTCGCTGCCCCGGCTGCGCTACGACCAGTTCATGGGGCTGGGCTGGAAGCTGCTGATCCCGGCCTCGCTGGTCTGGGTGCTGATCGCCGCCGTCATTCGCACGCTGCAGAACCAGGGCTATCAGCACTGGACCCCGATCCTGGTGGCCAGCAGCGTCGTGTTCGCCACCGCGATCGTACTGTCGCTGCGAAAGCCGTTCAGCGCGCCGGGTATTCGCGCGCTCGAGAAACAGCTGCGCCGCGAGGCGAAGAAGCTGCCGACCGCACTCGACTCCGCACCCGTATTCCCGACACCGCCGCTGCCATCGAAGGCCCAGAAATCCCTGGCGGCGGCGAGCAAGGAGAAAGCTCGTGGCTAA
- the nuoI gene encoding NADH-quinone oxidoreductase subunit NuoI, producing MAKFLDAVAGFGVTFGSMFKRNVTEEYPEKPGPVMPRYHGRHQLNRYPDGLEKCIGCELCAWACPADAIYVEGADNTEELRYSPGERYGRVYQINYLRCIGCGLCVEACPTRALTMTNDYEMADDNRADLIYEKDRLLAPLLQDMLAPPHPRTEGATDKDYYQGNVTAHGLRQTQQAGDSK from the coding sequence GTGGCTAAATTCTTGGACGCCGTAGCCGGATTCGGCGTGACGTTTGGATCGATGTTCAAAAGGAATGTCACCGAGGAGTATCCGGAAAAGCCGGGCCCCGTCATGCCGCGCTACCACGGCCGTCACCAGCTGAACCGCTACCCCGACGGTCTGGAGAAGTGCATCGGCTGCGAATTATGCGCCTGGGCGTGCCCGGCCGACGCGATCTATGTCGAGGGCGCCGACAACACCGAGGAACTCAGGTATTCGCCCGGGGAACGCTACGGCCGGGTCTATCAAATCAACTATCTGCGGTGCATCGGTTGCGGACTGTGCGTCGAGGCCTGCCCCACCCGGGCGCTGACGATGACCAACGACTACGAAATGGCCGACGACAACCGTGCGGACCTGATCTACGAGAAGGACCGGCTGCTGGCGCCGCTGCTGCAGGACATGCTCGCGCCGCCGCACCCCAGGACCGAGGGCGCCACCGACAAGGACTACTACCAAGGCAATGTGACCGCACACGGGTTACGGCAGACCCAGCAGGCCGGAGACTCGAAGTGA
- a CDS encoding NADH-quinone oxidoreductase subunit J: MASSFAQDIIVRTSTGEAIAFWVLGVLAVIGAIGVVTAVNAVYSAMFLAMTMIILAVFYMIQDALFLGVVQVVVYTGAVMMLFLFVLMLIGVDSAESLKETLRGQRIAGVAAGIGFGILLIAAIGNVTTGGFAGLTTANANGNVEGLAALIFSRYLWAFELTSALLITAAVGAMVLAHRERFERRKTQRELSQERFRSGGHPTPMPNPGVYARHNAVDVAALLPDGSYSKLSVSPMLQSRGADGKKTPSPSPEPSPTLSQGGTS; this comes from the coding sequence GTGGCCTCAAGTTTTGCGCAGGACATCATCGTCCGTACCTCCACCGGGGAAGCGATCGCGTTCTGGGTGCTGGGCGTCCTGGCCGTGATCGGCGCGATCGGGGTCGTCACCGCCGTCAACGCCGTCTACTCGGCAATGTTCCTGGCGATGACCATGATCATCCTGGCGGTCTTCTACATGATCCAGGACGCGCTGTTTCTGGGTGTGGTTCAAGTCGTGGTCTACACCGGCGCGGTGATGATGCTGTTCTTGTTCGTGCTGATGCTCATCGGCGTGGACTCCGCGGAATCGCTCAAGGAGACGCTGCGCGGTCAGCGCATCGCCGGCGTGGCCGCCGGGATCGGGTTCGGCATCCTGCTCATCGCCGCCATCGGCAACGTGACCACCGGCGGCTTCGCGGGACTGACCACCGCCAACGCCAATGGCAACGTGGAAGGGCTGGCGGCGCTGATCTTTTCGCGGTACCTGTGGGCGTTCGAGCTCACCAGCGCGCTGCTGATCACCGCGGCCGTCGGCGCGATGGTGCTGGCGCACCGCGAGCGCTTCGAGCGCCGCAAGACGCAGCGCGAGCTTTCGCAGGAACGGTTCCGGTCGGGCGGGCACCCCACCCCGATGCCCAACCCCGGTGTGTACGCACGCCACAACGCTGTCGACGTGGCCGCGTTGCTGCCGGACGGCTCATACTCGAAGCTCTCGGTGTCGCCGATGCTGCAGAGCCGCGGCGCCGACGGCAAGAAGACCCCCTCCCCGTCCCCCGAGCCGAGCCCGACTCTTTCCCAAGGCGGTACGTCGTGA
- the nuoK gene encoding NADH-quinone oxidoreductase subunit NuoK, whose protein sequence is MNPANYLYLSALLFTIGASGVLLRRNAIVMFMCVELMLNAVNLAFVTFARMHGHLDGQMIAFFTMVVAACEVVIGLAIIMTIFRTRKSASVDDANLLKG, encoded by the coding sequence GTGAATCCGGCCAATTACCTGTACCTTTCGGCGCTGCTGTTCACCATCGGGGCCTCCGGTGTGTTGTTGCGCCGCAACGCCATCGTGATGTTCATGTGCGTGGAGCTGATGCTCAACGCGGTCAATCTCGCGTTCGTCACGTTCGCGCGGATGCACGGCCACCTGGACGGTCAGATGATCGCGTTCTTCACGATGGTGGTCGCCGCCTGCGAGGTGGTCATCGGCCTGGCCATCATCATGACCATCTTCCGTACCCGCAAATCGGCGTCCGTCGACGACGCGAACCTACTCAAAGGCTGA
- the nuoL gene encoding NADH-quinone oxidoreductase subunit L produces the protein MTQYTWLLVALPLAGAAILLFGGRRTDGWGHWLGCATALAAFGVGLSLLSELLGRAGDNRFIHQKVFSWIPVGQLQVDFGLQIDQLSVCFVLLISGVGSLIHIYSVAYMAEDPDRRRFFGYLNLFLASMLLLVVADNYVVLYVGWEGVGLASYLLIGFWYYKPTAATAAKKAFVMNRVGDAGLALGMFLMFSTFGTLSYAGVFAGAPAAGHGALTAMGLLLLLGACAKSAQVPLQAWLGDAMEGPTPVSALIHAATMVTAGVYLIVRSNPLYNLSPDARLAVVIVGAVTLLLGAFIGCAKDDIKRALAASTMSQIGYMVLAAGLGPAGYAFAIMHLLTHGFFKAGLFLGSGAVIHAMHEEQDMRRYGGLRAALPITFVTFGLGYLAIIGVPPFAGYFSKDAIIEAALASGGVRGYLLGGAALLGAGVTAFYMTRVMLMTFFGKKRWGPGAHPHEAPALMTWPMILLAVGSVFSGGLLAVGGTLQRWLEPVVGKHEEVTHAYPVWVSSALALGVVVIGIAVAYGLYARAPIPRVAPLSVSALTTAVRKDFYGDAFNEEVFMRPGAQLTHALVDIDNAGVDGSVNALAALVSSTSNRLRGLQTGFARNYALSMLTGAVLVIALILAVRLW, from the coding sequence ATGACTCAATACACCTGGCTGCTGGTCGCGCTGCCATTGGCGGGCGCCGCAATCCTGCTGTTCGGCGGGCGACGCACCGACGGGTGGGGGCATTGGCTGGGCTGCGCCACCGCCCTCGCGGCGTTCGGGGTGGGCCTGAGCCTGCTCTCGGAGCTGCTCGGCCGCGCGGGCGACAACCGCTTCATCCACCAGAAGGTGTTCAGCTGGATCCCGGTCGGCCAGCTCCAGGTCGACTTCGGGCTGCAAATCGACCAGTTGTCGGTGTGTTTCGTGCTGCTGATCTCCGGGGTCGGGTCGCTGATCCACATCTATTCGGTCGCCTACATGGCCGAAGACCCAGACCGCCGAAGGTTTTTCGGCTACCTCAACCTGTTCCTGGCGTCGATGCTGCTGCTGGTCGTCGCCGACAACTATGTGGTGCTCTACGTCGGCTGGGAAGGCGTCGGCCTGGCGTCCTACCTGCTGATCGGGTTCTGGTACTACAAGCCGACGGCGGCCACCGCGGCCAAGAAGGCGTTCGTGATGAACCGGGTCGGCGACGCCGGGCTGGCCCTGGGAATGTTTTTGATGTTCAGCACTTTCGGCACCCTGTCGTACGCCGGGGTGTTCGCCGGCGCGCCCGCCGCCGGTCACGGCGCGCTGACCGCCATGGGATTGCTGTTGCTGCTGGGCGCCTGCGCCAAGTCCGCCCAAGTCCCGCTGCAGGCGTGGCTGGGTGACGCCATGGAGGGCCCCACCCCGGTGTCCGCGCTGATCCACGCCGCCACCATGGTGACGGCGGGCGTGTATCTGATCGTGCGATCGAATCCGTTGTACAACCTGTCCCCCGACGCCCGGCTGGCCGTGGTCATCGTGGGTGCGGTCACGCTGCTGCTCGGGGCGTTCATCGGCTGCGCCAAGGACGACATCAAGCGGGCGCTGGCGGCGTCGACGATGAGCCAGATCGGCTACATGGTGCTGGCGGCGGGCCTCGGGCCGGCCGGCTATGCCTTCGCGATCATGCATCTGCTCACCCACGGCTTCTTCAAGGCCGGGTTGTTCCTCGGCTCCGGCGCGGTGATTCACGCGATGCACGAAGAACAGGACATGCGCCGCTACGGCGGGTTGCGGGCGGCGCTGCCCATCACGTTCGTCACCTTCGGCCTGGGTTACCTCGCGATCATCGGCGTGCCGCCCTTCGCGGGCTACTTCTCCAAGGACGCCATCATCGAGGCGGCGCTGGCCTCGGGTGGCGTCCGGGGTTACCTGCTGGGTGGGGCCGCGCTGCTGGGCGCCGGCGTAACCGCGTTCTACATGACCCGCGTGATGCTGATGACGTTCTTCGGCAAGAAGCGCTGGGGTCCGGGAGCCCACCCGCATGAGGCACCCGCCCTGATGACGTGGCCGATGATTCTGCTCGCCGTCGGCTCGGTGTTCTCCGGTGGCCTGCTGGCGGTGGGCGGCACCCTGCAGCGCTGGCTCGAGCCGGTCGTCGGAAAGCACGAGGAAGTCACCCACGCGTACCCCGTCTGGGTCAGCTCCGCGCTGGCGCTGGGTGTCGTGGTCATCGGCATCGCGGTGGCCTACGGGTTGTACGCGAGGGCACCGATCCCCCGGGTGGCGCCGCTCTCCGTGTCGGCGCTGACGACGGCGGTGCGCAAGGACTTCTACGGCGACGCCTTCAACGAAGAGGTCTTCATGCGGCCGGGCGCACAACTGACCCACGCGCTCGTCGACATCGACAACGCGGGCGTCGACGGCTCGGTCAACGCGCTGGCGGCGCTGGTGAGTTCGACGTCAAATCGGCTGCGGGGGCTGCAAACCGGCTTCGCCCGCAACTACGCACTGTCGATGCTGACGGGCGCGGTGCTGGTGATCGCGCTGATCCTGGCGGTGCGGCTGTGGTGA